The sequence GCCGTCGTAAGCCCGCGCCCGGCTATCTCGGTCTCGAGCGCCGCGAGGAGCGCGGTTCCAGCGCCTTTGCCTTGAGAGGCAGGGTGAATCCAGAGGTCGCTGACGATGTCGGCTTCCGTGAGCCCGACGCCGATGATGGCGCCTGAAGAGCATGCCACCCAGGCGTTCGCCCAGTCATCGTCGCCCGCCCTCAGCGGCTCCGACGTCCACAACCCGCCGTAGGTCGCTTCCAGCGAGGCTTCGACGCACTGCCTGATCGTGGGGACGTCGGTGGGGGTGGCGTTTCGGATGATCACAATGGGATCCCACGGCCAACGCCCCCAGCCAGGGTAGCTCGGCTGAAAGCCTGCAAGCGGTGGTTAGCCGCCAGCGCGCCCTTGCGCCATCTTATCGATGATATCGACGATCTCCGCCACCGAGATG is a genomic window of Phenylobacterium montanum containing:
- a CDS encoding GNAT family N-acetyltransferase codes for the protein MIIRNATPTDVPTIRQCVEASLEATYGGLWTSEPLRAGDDDWANAWVACSSGAIIGVGLTEADIVSDLWIHPASQGKGAGTALLAALETEIAGRGLTTARLRCLEPNLKARGFYASRGWTEVRVYPHETLPLNTVDFVKTLAPQP